One window of the Clostridiales bacterium genome contains the following:
- a CDS encoding ABC transporter permease subunit, which yields MIKQLKKDWPFHVLLLPGIILTFIFSYLPMYGLIMAFQDYNPGLGFFKSPWVGFDNFRLIFSQPQFLNTIYNTLFISFFKLVFGTLSSVVFALLLNEISSNFTKRLFQTIVYVPNFISWVIMAGILYNILSADGIVNIMLEALHIHPVQFISSPSVFPWTVIISDVWKTFGFGTVVYLAAITSIDPQLYESAIIDGAGRWKQTLYITIPTIAPIIVLMTVLALGNILNAGFDQVYNLYSPVVYSKGDIIDTFVYRLGLQNGKYNIGTTVGIFKSVVSCILISLSLFVANKVANYKVF from the coding sequence ATGATAAAACAGCTTAAAAAAGATTGGCCCTTTCATGTACTTTTACTACCTGGAATTATTTTGACGTTTATTTTTTCGTATTTACCCATGTATGGATTGATTATGGCTTTTCAAGATTATAATCCCGGCCTTGGATTTTTCAAATCACCGTGGGTGGGATTCGATAATTTCCGATTGATATTTTCTCAACCACAGTTTTTGAATACAATCTACAACACACTGTTTATATCTTTTTTTAAGTTGGTTTTTGGAACACTGTCTTCCGTCGTGTTTGCCCTACTCCTTAATGAAATAAGCTCCAATTTTACCAAAAGACTTTTTCAAACCATTGTTTATGTTCCAAACTTTATTTCTTGGGTCATAATGGCCGGAATTTTATACAACATCTTATCGGCAGACGGGATAGTAAATATAATGCTAGAAGCCCTTCACATCCATCCCGTTCAGTTTATTTCAAGTCCCAGTGTTTTTCCCTGGACGGTAATTATTTCTGATGTTTGGAAAACATTTGGATTCGGTACGGTTGTTTATTTGGCTGCAATTACTTCAATCGACCCTCAGCTCTATGAATCAGCTATAATAGATGGAGCAGGAAGATGGAAACAAACACTGTATATTACCATTCCGACCATCGCTCCAATCATTGTTTTGATGACTGTTCTTGCACTTGGTAATATATTAAATGCCGGTTTTGATCAGGTTTACAATCTGTATTCACCGGTAGTGTATTCCAAAGGGGACATAATCGATACATTTGTTTACAGGCTTGGTCTTCAGAATGGCAAATATAACATAGGTACGACTGTAGGTATATTTAAGTCAGTTGTTTCATGTATTTTAATTTCTTTATCTTTGTTTGTAGCGAACAAAGTAGCAAACTATAAAGTGTTCTAA
- a CDS encoding carbohydrate ABC transporter permease, which produces MKYKTKGQKIFNVFNYIFIILVCLSCVLPLLNTLAVSFSSPRFVSAGKVYFIPKGFTLMSYEFAIENGKFLQAFKVSVIRCILGVSINLFMMVTTAYPLSKTTQRFAARNFYMTFYVITMLFGGGLIPYYILVTDLGLMNTIWALVLPLSCPVYSMVILMNFMRNLPPEMEEAGMIDGAGHFRILFSILLPVLKPALATVGLFAFVYHWNDWFTGALFMHDPQKYPLQTYLQTLLTNFRDMLRQSGSDYYTLLSRMNEQTGRAAQLFLGLVPILAVYPFLQKYFTTGLVVGSVKQ; this is translated from the coding sequence ATGAAATATAAAACTAAAGGGCAAAAAATATTTAATGTTTTTAATTATATTTTCATAATTCTTGTTTGCTTATCATGTGTTCTTCCGCTTCTAAATACTTTAGCCGTATCATTTAGTTCGCCCAGATTTGTGTCTGCAGGGAAAGTTTATTTTATTCCCAAAGGCTTCACGCTGATGTCCTATGAGTTTGCAATAGAAAACGGAAAGTTTTTGCAAGCGTTTAAAGTTTCTGTTATAAGATGTATTTTGGGTGTAAGCATTAACTTATTTATGATGGTTACAACTGCATATCCCTTGTCAAAAACTACCCAGCGTTTTGCTGCAAGAAATTTCTATATGACATTCTACGTAATAACGATGTTGTTTGGAGGCGGGCTTATTCCGTATTATATACTGGTAACTGATCTTGGGCTTATGAATACAATCTGGGCTTTGGTATTGCCGCTTTCGTGCCCTGTTTACTCGATGGTAATACTTATGAACTTTATGAGAAATCTGCCCCCCGAAATGGAGGAAGCTGGAATGATTGACGGCGCGGGGCACTTCAGGATATTGTTTTCTATTTTATTGCCGGTGCTAAAGCCCGCTTTAGCGACAGTAGGCTTGTTCGCCTTTGTATATCATTGGAATGATTGGTTTACCGGAGCGCTTTTCATGCATGACCCCCAAAAATATCCCTTGCAGACATATTTGCAAACACTTTTGACCAATTTCAGAGATATGTTAAGGCAGTCAGGCTCGGATTATTATACTCTGCTATCCAGAATGAATGAACAAACAGGAAGGGCAGCCCAATTGTTCCTCGGTTTGGTGCCGATTTTGGCTGTTTATCCATTCCTGCAGAAATACTTTACCACAGGATTGGTTGTTGGAAGTGTTAAACAATAA
- a CDS encoding extracellular solute-binding protein produces the protein MKRNIKRFVLFLLALAVSISSAACSKGGKTATTPSNSADSEVIQVGKPGKGSRESQPVPEGNWKQPYKTMVNITTVKGTGSDQVFEKGDSEANNPWIRAWKKDLGIEVTYLWIDEGGSQYDTKLNMAIASKTLPDVFKCNYIQFRQLMQAGLLQDVTDAYNKYTSQRIRDYEKTDPDTIKLTTVDGKIYGIPGYYYGIIDNPKDLWVRKDWYEAANKPPLKTVADFENLAKTFMKKHGGYGLGISNTLDELFMTGPMFKVYLGTPSGGSYFWYKDSTGRIKAGITHPEMKTALATWAKWYKDGIINPDFANTDSNKMNEDIVNGKTGMQPYYQWQGWLNGPNLVAAQNSNDAYMIPFPFPTVDGSQVLGQIGFPNGSVIVVNKDCKNPAAVMKLLSYTDYVMFDPNTVLTDEQFHGFTDGQREHTPGAFEIIDPTADMIQFEHVLAALKTGDTSKLYTSGMKKKYSDSINWIKNHNPSGLGAYLQQGFDGCAYDNSKKLIDAGNIIRTNMWGPPPVEFDKTVNTIDIALQGFTKIIMGKEPVSYYDKVISDWYANGGTIMEDAVNKQYGGK, from the coding sequence GGCGGTAAAACTGCTACAACACCTTCGAACAGTGCCGACAGTGAAGTGATTCAAGTCGGAAAACCAGGCAAGGGTTCAAGAGAATCTCAACCTGTACCCGAAGGCAATTGGAAGCAGCCATATAAAACTATGGTTAATATAACTACAGTAAAAGGTACGGGTTCGGACCAAGTATTTGAAAAAGGCGACAGCGAAGCAAATAATCCATGGATAAGAGCGTGGAAAAAGGATTTAGGTATCGAGGTCACATATCTATGGATTGATGAAGGAGGTTCACAATACGATACGAAGCTGAATATGGCTATTGCATCGAAAACTTTGCCGGATGTATTCAAATGTAACTATATCCAGTTTAGACAACTTATGCAGGCAGGGCTTTTACAGGATGTAACAGATGCATATAACAAGTATACCTCACAACGCATCAGAGATTATGAAAAAACCGATCCTGATACGATAAAACTTACAACTGTAGATGGCAAAATATATGGAATACCGGGATATTACTACGGAATAATTGATAATCCAAAAGATTTGTGGGTACGAAAAGACTGGTATGAAGCAGCAAACAAGCCTCCTCTGAAAACGGTTGCTGATTTTGAAAATTTAGCAAAGACATTCATGAAAAAACATGGTGGTTATGGATTAGGCATAAGCAATACTTTAGATGAGCTTTTCATGACCGGCCCTATGTTTAAAGTGTATCTGGGCACTCCAAGCGGCGGTTCCTACTTTTGGTACAAAGACTCGACAGGAAGAATTAAAGCAGGTATAACTCATCCGGAGATGAAAACGGCCCTTGCGACATGGGCTAAATGGTATAAAGATGGTATTATTAATCCGGATTTTGCAAATACCGATAGCAACAAGATGAATGAAGATATTGTTAACGGTAAAACAGGCATGCAGCCATATTATCAGTGGCAAGGCTGGCTCAATGGTCCTAACCTTGTTGCGGCACAAAATAGCAATGATGCTTACATGATTCCATTCCCGTTCCCGACAGTGGACGGTTCCCAGGTTCTCGGACAAATAGGCTTTCCTAACGGTTCAGTTATCGTTGTAAACAAGGATTGCAAAAATCCCGCAGCGGTAATGAAGCTCTTAAGTTATACGGATTATGTTATGTTCGATCCCAACACTGTTCTTACCGATGAACAGTTCCACGGATTTACCGATGGTCAAAGAGAACATACTCCGGGTGCATTTGAGATTATTGATCCTACAGCGGACATGATTCAGTTTGAACATGTTCTTGCAGCGCTGAAGACAGGTGACACAAGTAAACTGTACACTTCAGGCATGAAGAAAAAATACAGCGACTCCATAAATTGGATTAAAAATCATAATCCCAGTGGCTTAGGCGCTTATTTGCAGCAAGGCTTCGATGGGTGTGCATATGACAACAGTAAAAAGTTGATCGATGCAGGTAATATAATAAGAACAAATATGTGGGGGCCTCCTCCTGTCGAATTTGACAAAACAGTCAATACTATAGATATAGCGCTTCAAGGATTTACTAAAATCATCATGGGTAAAGAGCCCGTAAGTTATTACGATAAGGTTATATCTGACTGGTATGCAAATGGCGGCACAATTATGGAAGACGCTGTCAATAAACAATACGGCGGCAAATAA